A genome region from Thermoanaerobacterium xylanolyticum LX-11 includes the following:
- a CDS encoding LCP family protein gives MRKKTIILTLIIIFAIILSIFGYNSYNTFKNPTSAFSSTKMPNSSKITDKAKKNNSEFSSEKIYLAFLGLDMTDERIKTIGNFRTDTIGIFSIDLKTKKVNLLSIPRDTYVQIPGRKGYDKINAAYPYGGMGKSGYELSLKTISNFLGIDVNYYISIDMQNISQIVDAVGGVPINVEEDMHTHGANLNKGYQVLDGKKAEEYVRWRYDPMGDINRVKRQQQFLLAFLKQLKANKNDVSSYIKLYDAFKGDIYTNLNFNQILALISVMKDVNADDIKTYTVPGSFYNLNNISYWKPDMEKLNEILKEFK, from the coding sequence ATGAGAAAAAAAACAATTATTTTAACATTGATTATTATTTTTGCAATTATTTTATCTATATTTGGTTATAATAGCTATAATACATTTAAAAATCCAACATCCGCATTTTCAAGCACTAAAATGCCAAATAGCTCAAAAATTACTGATAAAGCTAAAAAAAACAATTCTGAATTTAGCAGTGAAAAAATATATTTGGCATTTCTCGGTTTAGATATGACAGATGAAAGAATAAAAACAATAGGAAACTTTAGGACAGATACAATAGGGATATTTTCAATCGACTTAAAAACAAAAAAAGTAAATCTTTTATCGATTCCAAGAGATACATACGTTCAAATACCAGGTAGAAAAGGATACGATAAAATAAATGCTGCATATCCATATGGTGGCATGGGCAAAAGTGGATATGAACTAAGCTTAAAGACAATCAGCAATTTTCTGGGAATCGATGTTAATTACTACATATCAATAGATATGCAAAACATCTCTCAGATAGTCGATGCGGTTGGTGGCGTTCCAATAAACGTTGAAGAAGACATGCATACACACGGTGCCAATTTAAACAAAGGGTATCAGGTTTTAGACGGCAAAAAAGCTGAAGAATATGTTAGATGGCGTTACGACCCGATGGGAGACATAAATAGAGTAAAAAGGCAGCAACAATTTTTACTGGCATTTTTAAAACAATTAAAGGCAAACAAAAATGATGTATCTTCATACATAAAATTGTACGATGCTTTTAAAGGTGATATATACACAAACCTTAACTTCAATCAGATACTTGCCTTGATTTCGGTGATGAAAGATGTAAACGCTGATGACATTAAAACTTATACAGTGCCAGGAAGTTTCTATAATTTAAACAATATAAGCTACTGGAAGCCCGATATGGAAAAACTGAATGAAATACTTAAAGAATTTAAGTAA
- a CDS encoding S-layer homology domain-containing protein, with protein MKELKRFSLSKIILAFVLSLTLIFPYLNVTALADSVTITQDQLNIVNPFITQAATTFASLPYNQREEVVQKVRNFVNGNISQTTSNLLNSIANTLSSINTTNYNVTADNIVLLAQAMKTFITSDKRKSILDQIESGTITDVTLKPKDIDTDALSSFNDAHSNVINFLIDNVQTGSLLNLIQEHHNNLRIDDNFKVYYALGDTVYSLDDISKNQDLKDLANELLKDMGNNLTLDDIVTAADSFSSAARGLSSDNQNLLRAVLNAYGIQNYTPSNGSGNNSGGSSGSGTIGGGSSSSGTEVTEVGTLVASSNVDLTKETTVASSDNAISLYIPAGVITNNDGSTLKVSINVLDDTQAKTIADKVNIASLTLLGKVYEFYFKATKDGKDTYISSFDKPITVKLSLNGIDTTKYDPKKISLFKIDNDTAIYKGGKYDKTTNTITTKLYGFSTYALMYYNKTFKDISNHWAKSDIEYMASKHITDGITSDTFNPEGNVTRAQFAAFLIKLLNVPYQTKATPFTDVKSSDWYYNDVTTAYNIGLVKGISSDKFAPNDNITREQMAAMALDALKYMGKDTAISQDEVTKFLAQYKDTKDVSGWAKEAVAASVKYNIMNGMTQVTYSPLSTSTRAQAIAVISRLFDMQ; from the coding sequence GTGAAGGAGTTGAAAAGATTTTCTCTGTCAAAAATCATCTTAGCTTTTGTCTTGTCACTAACGCTTATTTTTCCTTACTTAAATGTTACAGCATTAGCAGATTCAGTTACTATCACACAAGATCAACTGAATATTGTAAACCCATTTATTACACAAGCAGCTACAACTTTTGCAAGTTTACCGTATAATCAAAGAGAAGAAGTAGTACAAAAAGTAAGAAACTTTGTAAATGGAAATATAAGTCAAACTACTAGCAATTTACTAAATAGCATAGCAAACACGCTATCTAGCATAAATACAACAAATTACAATGTAACAGCAGACAATATCGTACTTTTAGCACAAGCAATGAAGACATTCATAACATCAGATAAGCGCAAATCTATACTAGATCAAATTGAAAGCGGTACTATAACAGATGTCACATTAAAACCAAAGGACATAGACACAGATGCATTAAGTAGTTTTAATGATGCTCACAGCAATGTCATCAATTTCTTAATAGACAATGTTCAAACAGGCAGTTTGTTAAATTTAATTCAAGAACATCACAATAACTTAAGGATAGACGATAATTTTAAAGTGTACTACGCTTTAGGAGATACTGTATATTCATTAGATGATATAAGCAAAAACCAAGATCTTAAGGATTTAGCAAATGAACTCTTAAAAGATATGGGTAACAATTTAACTCTAGACGATATTGTCACTGCTGCAGATAGCTTTTCTAGTGCCGCAAGAGGATTGTCATCAGATAATCAAAATCTCCTTCGAGCAGTATTGAATGCGTATGGCATTCAAAATTACACACCTTCTAATGGTAGCGGAAACAACAGTGGTGGAAGCAGTGGTAGCGGAACTATAGGCGGCGGTTCATCAAGTAGTGGAACAGAAGTAACCGAAGTCGGAACACTTGTTGCATCATCTAATGTAGACTTGACAAAAGAAACAACCGTTGCTAGCTCAGACAACGCAATAAGTCTCTATATACCTGCAGGTGTTATAACTAATAACGATGGTTCAACACTTAAAGTTTCTATAAATGTACTTGATGATACACAAGCTAAGACAATCGCTGATAAAGTAAATATAGCATCACTTACACTTCTCGGCAAAGTATATGAGTTCTATTTTAAAGCTACAAAAGATGGGAAAGATACATACATTTCTTCATTCGACAAACCAATAACAGTGAAGCTGTCGTTAAATGGTATAGATACGACAAAGTACGATCCAAAGAAAATAAGCTTATTTAAGATTGACAACGATACTGCTATATATAAAGGCGGTAAATACGACAAAACAACAAACACTATAACAACTAAACTATATGGTTTTAGCACATATGCGCTTATGTACTACAATAAAACATTCAAAGATATATCAAATCACTGGGCAAAAAGCGATATAGAATACATGGCATCTAAACATATAACAGATGGTATAACATCTGATACTTTTAATCCTGAAGGAAATGTAACAAGAGCACAATTTGCTGCATTTCTAATCAAACTATTAAATGTACCATATCAAACGAAAGCAACACCATTTACAGATGTAAAAAGTAGTGATTGGTATTACAACGACGTGACAACAGCGTACAATATTGGATTGGTAAAAGGCATCTCATCTGACAAATTTGCTCCAAATGACAATATAACTAGAGAGCAGATGGCTGCAATGGCTCTTGATGCGTTGAAATATATGGGTAAAGATACTGCCATCAGCCAAGATGAAGTGACAAAATTTTTAGCACAATATAAAGATACTAAAGATGTATCAGGTTGGGCAAAAGAGGCTGTTGCAGCATCTGTCAAATATAATATCATGAATGGGATGACACAAGTTACCTACAGTCCACTTTCAACATCAACAAGAGCACAAGCAATTGCCGTAATAAGCAGATTATTTGACATGCAGTAA
- a CDS encoding WD40/YVTN/BNR-like repeat-containing protein → MKKLLMIFLALALLLSSCQLDNKNSLNITSKITAKHAASSEKSDLNIEKNKDTVSVEKWKWDFKDNHISLDNLQLYKSVDSGKSWNKISIPMDKIPKESYTDAESIVPYFLGDIGWVSWIVPPTLYTLKTTDGGLHWKKLSFEIEQLGEDIAALQFITADEGWVLTVLHGAGMQINYLLKTDNGGTSWKEIKITSDKNYTGLYSSGNYSNMIFYGRYNGWITVSNSTSSETVTYKTSDGGKTWSKVLLPVPKSYKKYYVMSANVPVLVGVKNYTFTVEYRGLSNNKTVKHAITYKSNDGGNKWEIAHID, encoded by the coding sequence TTGAAAAAATTGTTAATGATATTTTTAGCATTAGCACTGCTTTTAAGCAGTTGTCAACTTGATAATAAGAATAGTCTAAACATAACAAGTAAAATTACTGCTAAACATGCCGCAAGTAGTGAAAAGTCGGATTTAAACATTGAAAAAAATAAAGATACAGTTTCTGTAGAAAAATGGAAATGGGATTTTAAAGATAATCATATTTCACTAGATAATTTACAGTTATACAAAAGCGTTGATAGCGGCAAATCATGGAATAAAATTTCTATTCCGATGGATAAAATTCCTAAAGAATCATACACCGATGCTGAAAGCATAGTACCTTATTTTTTAGGAGACATCGGATGGGTATCTTGGATTGTGCCGCCAACGCTATACACACTCAAAACCACAGACGGTGGGTTGCATTGGAAAAAATTAAGTTTTGAAATTGAACAATTGGGAGAGGATATAGCTGCCCTCCAGTTTATTACAGCTGATGAAGGCTGGGTCTTAACGGTACTACATGGGGCAGGAATGCAGATAAATTATTTATTAAAAACAGACAACGGTGGTACATCGTGGAAAGAAATAAAAATAACTTCAGACAAAAATTACACAGGTCTCTACAGTTCTGGAAATTATTCAAACATGATATTTTATGGTCGCTACAATGGCTGGATAACTGTCTCAAATAGCACATCTTCAGAAACCGTAACATATAAAACATCTGATGGAGGAAAAACGTGGTCAAAAGTTTTATTGCCAGTGCCAAAAAGTTACAAAAAATACTACGTCATGTCTGCAAATGTCCCTGTCCTCGTAGGTGTCAAAAATTACACATTTACTGTAGAGTATAGGGGACTTAGCAACAATAAAACCGTAAAACATGCAATAACGTATAAGTCAAATGATGGCGGAAATAAATGGGAAATAGCCCATATAGACTAA
- the galU gene encoding UTP--glucose-1-phosphate uridylyltransferase GalU — MKIRKAIIPAAGLGTRFLPATKAQPKEMLPIVDKPTIQYIVEEAVNSGIEDILIITGRNKRAIEDHFDKSVELELELKKKGKENLLNLVEDITNMVDIHYIRQKEPKGLGHAIYCAHTFVGDEPFAVLLGDDIVDAEVPVLKQMIEQYERYNCSIIGVQEVPKSEVDKYGIVDANMIDDRLYRVNNLVEKPKKEEAPSNMAILGRYIISPRIFDILKDLRPGAGGEIQLTDALKVLLDYEAIYAYNFEGKRYDVGDKLGYLKATVEYALKRDDLKDDFIKYLKTLKLSDHDVLDEVAISGLNVK, encoded by the coding sequence ATGAAAATAAGAAAAGCGATAATTCCAGCGGCAGGACTTGGAACAAGGTTTTTACCTGCAACAAAAGCACAGCCAAAGGAGATGCTTCCAATAGTTGATAAGCCGACTATACAATATATAGTGGAAGAAGCCGTAAACTCTGGCATAGAGGATATACTCATAATAACAGGAAGAAACAAAAGAGCCATAGAGGACCATTTCGACAAATCTGTAGAATTAGAGTTAGAATTAAAGAAAAAAGGCAAAGAAAATCTTTTAAACCTCGTTGAAGATATAACAAATATGGTGGATATACATTATATAAGGCAAAAAGAGCCGAAAGGACTTGGACATGCCATTTATTGTGCACATACATTTGTAGGAGATGAGCCATTTGCAGTTCTTTTAGGGGACGATATAGTTGATGCAGAAGTACCCGTATTGAAGCAGATGATAGAACAGTACGAAAGATACAACTGTTCCATAATAGGCGTACAAGAAGTGCCAAAAAGTGAAGTAGACAAATACGGCATAGTAGATGCCAACATGATTGATGACAGGCTGTATAGAGTAAACAACCTAGTAGAGAAGCCAAAAAAAGAAGAAGCACCGTCAAACATGGCCATACTTGGAAGATATATAATATCGCCAAGGATATTTGATATACTAAAAGACTTAAGGCCCGGAGCAGGTGGTGAAATACAGCTTACTGATGCACTTAAAGTGCTATTAGACTATGAAGCAATATACGCATATAATTTTGAAGGCAAGAGGTATGATGTAGGAGATAAATTAGGGTATCTTAAGGCTACTGTTGAATATGCTTTGAAAAGAGACGACTTAAAAGACGACTTTATAAAATATCTAAAAACTTTAAAATTAAGTGACCATGATGTTTTGGATGAAGTTGCGATTTCTGGTTTGAATGTAAAATAA
- a CDS encoding tyrosine-protein phosphatase — protein sequence MVDIHCHILPEIDDGAADIDTSLEMAQIAQKDGIKTIVATPHYIEYESEISKDFIKNKCDLLNNYFLKNGIDVKILPGCEAYISHTLPSKYKEGSIMSISDNGKYILVELPMVEFPSYVEDVIFEFKLMGVTPIIAHIERYKYVDDNFDLVYNLIKKGALMQVNSTSVTGLFGNKIAKKVAHLTRLNMVHLIASDAHTAKGRSPHIVDSLLILKDSGIDHEVIDYIVENGYKVINGLEIDVREPVLKKKGIFHKLFRT from the coding sequence ATGGTTGACATTCATTGCCATATACTACCAGAAATTGACGACGGAGCAGCCGACATTGATACATCTTTAGAAATGGCACAAATAGCCCAAAAAGATGGTATCAAGACGATAGTAGCAACTCCACACTATATCGAATACGAAAGTGAAATAAGTAAAGACTTTATAAAAAATAAATGTGACTTATTAAACAATTATTTTTTGAAAAATGGTATTGATGTAAAAATATTGCCTGGTTGTGAGGCATATATTTCTCATACGTTGCCATCAAAATATAAAGAGGGCAGCATTATGTCTATTAGCGATAATGGCAAATATATATTGGTAGAACTTCCGATGGTGGAATTTCCTAGCTATGTAGAAGACGTGATATTTGAATTTAAATTAATGGGCGTTACGCCTATAATTGCCCATATAGAAAGATATAAATACGTCGACGATAATTTTGATTTAGTGTATAATCTTATTAAAAAGGGAGCATTAATGCAGGTTAATTCCACCAGCGTAACCGGACTCTTTGGAAACAAGATTGCGAAGAAGGTTGCTCACCTAACCAGATTAAATATGGTGCATTTAATAGCATCAGATGCTCATACTGCGAAAGGGCGATCTCCACATATTGTTGATTCGCTATTGATATTGAAAGATAGCGGAATTGATCATGAAGTTATTGATTATATTGTTGAAAATGGATACAAAGTGATAAATGGACTTGAAATAGATGTTCGCGAACCTGTTTTAAAGAAAAAAGGCATATTTCATAAACTGTTTAGAACTTAA
- a CDS encoding CpsD/CapB family tyrosine-protein kinase, translating into MIDVNNNVFKNNVVNSKTTVSEAFRSLRTNLQFTSVDKKVKSILITSSLPNEGKSTIIKNLAYALAMTGVKVIVVDCDLRNPTVHQMFKIPNMSGLTNIIVEDDRYEKYVISDKEFDNLGIITSGPIPPNPSELIGSNRMKVFLDRLKEDYDYVLLDAPPVLLVTDPTVLAPVVDGVILVIQANKTEIEATKRAKEILTNLKANILGAVLNKVKEQRSDYYYYYYYNNDGSKHKRKRRKK; encoded by the coding sequence TTGATTGATGTAAATAATAATGTATTCAAAAATAATGTTGTTAACTCAAAGACAACAGTTTCAGAAGCTTTTCGCTCATTGAGGACAAATTTACAATTTACTAGCGTGGATAAAAAAGTAAAAAGCATTTTGATAACAAGTTCGTTGCCAAATGAAGGGAAAAGCACAATTATAAAAAATCTGGCATATGCATTAGCTATGACTGGCGTTAAAGTGATTGTTGTTGATTGTGATTTAAGAAACCCTACTGTGCACCAGATGTTTAAAATACCAAATATGAGTGGATTGACAAATATAATTGTGGAAGATGATAGGTATGAAAAGTATGTTATATCAGATAAAGAATTTGACAATTTGGGTATAATAACGTCTGGTCCAATACCGCCAAATCCATCTGAATTAATAGGTTCAAACAGGATGAAAGTTTTTTTAGACAGACTTAAAGAAGATTATGATTATGTTTTGCTTGATGCACCGCCCGTTTTATTGGTAACAGATCCTACGGTTCTTGCGCCAGTAGTGGATGGGGTTATTTTAGTTATCCAAGCAAATAAGACAGAAATTGAAGCTACCAAAAGAGCAAAGGAAATTCTTACAAATTTGAAAGCTAATATTCTTGGAGCTGTTTTAAATAAAGTAAAAGAACAAAGAAGTGACTATTATTATTACTATTATTATAATAATGATGGAAGCAAACATAAAAGGAAAAGAAGGAAAAAATAA
- a CDS encoding YveK family protein, whose protein sequence is MSEEEIDLKEILEILRKRWWLILIITVAAVVMSGILSFYVIKPTYQASTSLIVSKSQTAQYNNGQIQFQDVQTNRLLAATYAEIATSRSVLQEAINKLNLNMTTDQLKKNIDVAEEGDTEVINISVKDNDPKIAADIANAVAGSFVDNIVKIMKVDNVSVIDEAIPPTTKISPKPTLNMSIAAILGIMVSIFIIFLFEYFDKTYKSIDDVKKYLDLPVLGVIPELKD, encoded by the coding sequence ATGAGTGAAGAAGAAATAGATTTGAAGGAGATTTTGGAAATTTTAAGAAAAAGATGGTGGCTCATATTAATTATTACTGTAGCAGCAGTAGTGATGAGCGGAATTTTGTCCTTTTATGTAATAAAGCCAACGTATCAGGCTAGTACATCGCTAATTGTAAGCAAATCTCAAACAGCACAGTACAATAATGGACAAATTCAGTTTCAGGATGTTCAGACGAACAGGCTTCTTGCAGCAACATATGCGGAAATCGCAACAAGCAGATCAGTACTGCAAGAAGCTATAAATAAATTGAATTTAAATATGACGACAGATCAGTTAAAGAAAAATATAGATGTAGCAGAAGAAGGGGATACAGAAGTAATAAATATAAGTGTAAAAGATAATGACCCAAAGATTGCAGCAGATATAGCTAATGCAGTTGCAGGTTCATTCGTCGATAATATAGTAAAAATAATGAAAGTTGACAATGTAAGTGTGATTGATGAGGCTATACCTCCTACAACTAAGATAAGTCCAAAGCCGACACTTAATATGAGCATTGCTGCGATATTAGGCATAATGGTAAGCATATTTATAATATTTCTATTTGAGTACTTTGATAAGACATACAAAAGTATTGACGATGTAAAAAAATATCTTGATTTGCCTGTACTGGGTGTAATTCCTGAACTTAAAGACTGA
- the loaP gene encoding antiterminator LoaP, whose protein sequence is MCHVEYIIKTNQKEAAYVEDDEKWYVIYTRTGDELKVKRLIELLFCKLKRKSIRVLIPKRAIIERKGKNRVEKIKSLFPGYVFIKTCMSYELYNDIKRLPRFLKFLKDEAEPAEVREEEIKIILSLVGDSDIVGFSTGIKIGGKVKIIDGPLKGFEGLIEKIDKRKGRVKVRLNVSGNANLVDLGIHIVEELDNGEFNKLSEVS, encoded by the coding sequence ATGTGTCATGTCGAATACATCATAAAAACAAATCAAAAGGAGGCAGCATATGTGGAAGATGATGAAAAATGGTATGTCATATATACTAGGACTGGAGATGAACTGAAAGTAAAAAGGTTGATTGAATTGCTATTTTGTAAATTGAAAAGAAAATCTATTAGAGTGTTGATACCTAAAAGGGCAATAATTGAAAGAAAAGGCAAGAATCGTGTGGAAAAGATAAAGTCTTTATTTCCGGGTTACGTATTTATAAAGACGTGCATGAGCTATGAACTTTACAATGATATTAAAAGATTACCTCGCTTTTTAAAATTTTTAAAAGATGAGGCAGAGCCTGCTGAGGTTAGAGAAGAAGAAATAAAGATTATACTTTCGCTCGTAGGCGACTCTGACATTGTTGGATTCTCAACAGGAATCAAGATAGGTGGTAAAGTTAAGATAATCGATGGACCGCTTAAAGGGTTTGAAGGTCTTATCGAAAAAATTGATAAACGAAAAGGAAGGGTAAAAGTTAGGCTAAATGTATCTGGAAATGCTAATCTTGTTGACTTAGGAATACATATTGTAGAGGAACTAGACAATGGTGAATTTAATAAGTTGTCTGAAGTGTCGTAG
- a CDS encoding phosphomannomutase/phosphoglucomutase, giving the protein MALNQNMFRMYDIRGVWNDDLTEETAELIGKAFGTYIQNEKNVKDVIVGRDNRISSKPIRNAVVKGLTSTGCNVLDIGVLSTPAFYYSRILYNYDAGLMITASHNPPQFNGFKVAFGPSTIYGDELKKLYHIAEKGDFKTGTGSLKYAYPIQSYIKMIQDKVRLGDKKLKVVVDCGNGTCSNIYPDIIYGLGCEVYPLYCESDPTFPNHFPDPVNADNLKDLISEVKRLSADVGIAFDGDGDRIGVVDEKGNIIWGDMLMVLYWREIMKKHPGADAIVEVKCSKALPEEIKKLGGNPIFYKTGHSLIKAKMKEINAVFTGEMSGHMFFADEYYGYDDAAYAAARLLRILSNTNKTLSELLSDVPKYPSTPELRLHCDDEKKFDVVKGVTKHFREKGYELIDIDGARVMFDGGWGLVRASNTGPELIVRCEADTEKRLEEIKDELAEVLKKYGVELK; this is encoded by the coding sequence ATGGCTCTAAATCAAAATATGTTTAGGATGTACGATATACGCGGTGTATGGAATGATGATCTTACCGAAGAAACAGCAGAGCTTATTGGCAAAGCCTTCGGTACATATATTCAAAATGAAAAAAACGTAAAAGATGTAATTGTAGGCAGAGACAACAGGATATCTTCAAAACCCATAAGAAATGCTGTGGTAAAGGGACTTACTTCTACTGGATGTAATGTGCTGGATATCGGTGTTCTGTCTACGCCTGCTTTTTACTATTCACGCATACTATATAATTACGACGCAGGACTTATGATAACAGCAAGCCATAATCCACCGCAGTTTAACGGATTTAAAGTTGCATTTGGACCATCTACTATATATGGTGATGAGCTTAAAAAGCTATATCATATTGCAGAGAAAGGTGATTTCAAGACAGGGACAGGTTCTTTGAAATACGCATACCCTATACAAAGCTACATAAAGATGATTCAGGATAAGGTGAGACTTGGCGATAAAAAGCTTAAAGTTGTTGTAGACTGTGGAAACGGTACATGCTCAAACATATATCCTGATATTATATACGGGCTTGGGTGCGAAGTATACCCACTGTACTGTGAATCAGATCCAACATTTCCAAACCATTTTCCTGATCCAGTGAATGCAGACAATCTGAAAGACTTGATAAGTGAGGTTAAAAGACTTAGCGCAGACGTTGGCATAGCTTTTGACGGTGATGGAGATAGGATTGGCGTCGTTGATGAGAAGGGCAACATAATCTGGGGCGATATGCTGATGGTGCTTTACTGGAGGGAAATAATGAAAAAGCATCCAGGTGCAGATGCCATAGTCGAAGTAAAATGTTCAAAGGCACTGCCTGAAGAGATAAAGAAACTTGGTGGAAATCCGATCTTCTATAAGACTGGTCACAGCCTTATAAAGGCAAAGATGAAAGAAATCAATGCTGTCTTTACAGGCGAGATGTCAGGCCACATGTTCTTTGCAGATGAGTATTATGGCTATGATGATGCGGCGTATGCTGCAGCAAGACTCCTTAGAATACTTTCTAATACGAATAAGACATTGTCAGAGCTTTTGTCAGATGTGCCGAAATATCCGTCGACTCCGGAATTGAGATTGCACTGCGATGATGAAAAGAAATTTGATGTTGTAAAAGGTGTGACAAAACATTTTAGAGAAAAAGGATATGAATTGATCGATATCGATGGTGCAAGAGTCATGTTTGACGGCGGATGGGGGCTTGTTAGAGCATCTAATACAGGACCTGAATTGATTGTAAGGTGTGAAGCTGATACTGAAAAAAGGCTTGAAGAGATAAAAGATGAGCTTGCAGAGGTATTAAAAAAATACGGTGTTGAGCTTAAATAA
- a CDS encoding Rpn family recombination-promoting nuclease/putative transposase — MSQKYDITMKNIFSDMTDDIMSYFLGLQYTKIDELNIEFARIERRDSDMIFKCTTDKGNVAVHIEFQSENDGKMPYRMLRYSMEIMEKHNLLPYQIVLYIGKDNVKMANSLSYDFGEQNTLDYKYRIINVGNIKYTDVVGTDYYDLYSLLPLMDQNRREKEGEKYLERCVEAIKDIPLDINKKKDITFKAEILSGIVFKREVIEKVFSEVVRMFRIEESETYKMIIEKGIEKGIEKGIEKGIEKGEKEKSIKIAKKLLEEGMDIDKIAKITELAKEEIKKLIN; from the coding sequence ATGAGCCAAAAATACGATATAACGATGAAAAATATTTTTTCGGATATGACTGATGACATAATGAGTTATTTTCTTGGATTGCAATATACAAAGATTGATGAACTTAATATAGAATTTGCAAGAATAGAACGAAGGGACAGCGACATGATATTCAAATGTACTACTGATAAAGGAAATGTCGCTGTGCATATAGAATTTCAATCAGAAAATGACGGAAAAATGCCTTACAGGATGTTACGATATTCCATGGAGATAATGGAAAAGCATAATCTCTTACCATATCAGATAGTCCTATATATAGGAAAAGACAATGTAAAAATGGCAAATAGCTTAAGCTACGACTTTGGAGAACAAAACACATTAGATTATAAATACAGGATAATAAATGTTGGTAACATAAAATATACTGATGTTGTAGGAACAGACTATTATGACTTGTATTCGCTTCTTCCATTGATGGACCAAAATAGAAGGGAAAAAGAAGGAGAAAAATATTTAGAAAGATGTGTTGAGGCTATAAAAGATATTCCTTTGGACATAAATAAAAAGAAAGACATAACATTTAAGGCTGAGATATTGTCAGGTATAGTTTTTAAAAGAGAAGTTATTGAGAAAGTTTTTTCGGAGGTGGTAAGAATGTTTAGAATTGAAGAATCCGAAACATATAAGATGATAATCGAAAAGGGTATTGAAAAAGGTATTGAAAAGGGTATTGAAAAGGGTATTGAAAAAGGCGAAAAAGAAAAAAGCATAAAAATTGCTAAAAAATTATTAGAAGAAGGTATGGATATTGATAAAATAGCAAAAATTACAGAATTAGCAAAGGAAGAGATAAAAAAATTAATAAATTAA